The DNA sequence TCTTGTTGCCCTCCAGCGCGGTGATGATGCTGCTCGACTCGCCCGGTGTGTTCAGCAGGATACTGGTCGTCGAGCCGCCGAACATCCCGCCGTAGTAGATGCCCGCGAACATGATAAAGGCGCTCACCGGGGGCAGCTTGGCCGTGACGGGCAGCAGCAGCGCGACCGTCAGGGCCGGGCCGATGCCGGGCAGCACGCCGACGAGGGTACCCAGCGTGACGCCGATCAGCGCCCACAGCAGGTTGATGGGGGTCAGGGCCGTCTCGAAGCCCGCGAAGAGGGCGGAAAGAGCTTCCATTACACGATCCCCCTCAACACTCCGGGCGGCAGGTTCAGGCCCAGACCGCGGGTGAAGACCTCGTACGTGACGAGCGCCACGAGGAGCGACACCACGAGCATCAGGAGCCAGCGGCGCTCGCCGAACGCCAGGGCCACGGAGAAGTACATGATCGCCGTGCCGATCACGAAGCCCAGGGTGGGCAGCAGCACCGTGCCCAGCAGGAAGCCGCCCAGGACGATTCCGGCGGCCCCCAGGTGGACGGGCGCGTTTGGGTCGGTATCTTCCTCGGCGGCGGGTTCGGCCCGGTCGCCACGCAGGGCGTTCACGGTGAGCAGCACGCCCAGGGCCGTCAGGCCGACGCTCACGATGAGCGGAAAGACGCGCGGGCCGACGACCGCGTTGATGCCGAAGGGAATCTGGTAGGTGCCCAGCAGCAGCAGCAGGCCCAGCACCGTCACCCCCAGGGCGACGAGCAGGTCGGGCACGCTGACGCCGCGCCTGCCCGTGGGCGAGGCCAGGGGCGCGTCAGGGTGGGCGGAGGGCGGAACGTCGTGCA is a window from the Deinococcus apachensis DSM 19763 genome containing:
- a CDS encoding tripartite tricarboxylate transporter TctB family protein, translated to MHDVPPSAHPDAPLASPTGRRGVSVPDLLVALGVTVLGLLLLLGTYQIPFGINAVVGPRVFPLIVSVGLTALGVLLTVNALRGDRAEPAAEEDTDPNAPVHLGAAGIVLGGFLLGTVLLPTLGFVIGTAIMYFSVALAFGERRWLLMLVVSLLVALVTYEVFTRGLGLNLPPGVLRGIV